One part of the Parasphingorhabdus sp. SCSIO 66989 genome encodes these proteins:
- the topA gene encoding type I DNA topoisomerase, whose translation MQLVIVESPAKAKTIEKYLGGDYRVLASYGHVRDLPPKDGSVDPDDGFAMTWQNYGDKTKQLKAITDAAKESSRVVLATDPDREGEAISWHVLEVLKKRKALPDSVDRVTFNAITKKAVLDAMASPRELDDDLIDAYRARRALDYLVGFTLSPVLWRKLPGAKSAGRVQSVALRLVVTREREIEAFVPQEYWSVAAEMEQGGQQFTARLVQLNGEKLDKLSIGDKGAADAAKKIVEDSTFRVESVETKPMRRNPPPPFTTSTLQQEAARKLGFAASHTMRIAQRLYEDGAITYMRTDGVQMDGSAISAARNAISSRYSGGYLPEKPRHYSSKAKNAQEAHEAIRPTDFSRDKAGSGDHGKLYDLIYKRALASQMASASLERTTVSLLDGTGQHGLRVTGQVVKFPGFLTLYEEGSDDKRDEEEGILPPMSKGDCPTCLSVESTQHFTQPPPRYSEASLVKTLEEKGIGRPSTYAATLQVLKDRNYVRVEKNRFFAEESGRLLIAFLERFFTRYVEYDFTADLEELLDDVSGGREDWQKLLSDFWRDFKPKTDEVMEQKPSDITKELDIFLEPYLFPKKEDGSDPRACPACADGKLALRGGRYGAFVACSNYPECKYTRRFAQPGGADDGEDTGPQVLGQDPETGEDISIKTGRFGPYIERRAGEGEKPQRASIPKDLPRADIDLEWALKLLSLPRVLGPHPETGKDISASIGRYGPYLVHEGKYAKLQSTAEVFETGMNAAVVKLAEAANRPGRGRGKAEPLKVLGKNPDTEADIKVMDGRYGPYVTDGTTNATIPRDKDKDALTLEEAIALIAERAAKGPAKKRKKAAPKKKAATKKKTTAKKKAPAKKKAAAKS comes from the coding sequence ATGCAGCTTGTGATTGTCGAATCCCCCGCCAAGGCCAAAACCATCGAAAAATATCTCGGCGGAGACTATCGCGTTCTTGCATCCTATGGTCATGTCCGCGACCTGCCGCCTAAAGATGGTTCGGTCGATCCGGATGATGGTTTTGCCATGACCTGGCAGAATTATGGCGACAAGACCAAGCAGCTTAAAGCGATCACCGATGCGGCGAAAGAGTCAAGCCGTGTGGTGCTGGCGACTGACCCCGACCGTGAGGGTGAGGCGATTAGCTGGCACGTTTTGGAGGTTCTGAAAAAGCGCAAGGCGCTGCCCGATAGCGTCGACCGGGTGACCTTTAACGCCATCACCAAAAAAGCGGTGCTGGACGCCATGGCGAGTCCGCGCGAGCTGGATGATGATCTGATCGATGCCTATCGCGCCCGCCGCGCACTGGATTATCTGGTGGGCTTTACTCTCTCGCCAGTGTTGTGGCGCAAATTGCCGGGTGCGAAATCTGCCGGACGGGTGCAATCGGTTGCGCTGCGTCTGGTGGTGACGCGTGAGCGCGAGATTGAGGCCTTTGTTCCGCAAGAATATTGGTCGGTTGCAGCTGAGATGGAGCAGGGCGGTCAGCAATTTACTGCGCGTCTGGTGCAGCTTAATGGCGAGAAACTCGATAAACTCTCCATCGGTGACAAGGGCGCGGCAGACGCGGCGAAGAAGATCGTCGAGGACAGCACTTTCCGCGTCGAAAGTGTCGAAACCAAGCCCATGCGGCGCAACCCGCCGCCGCCTTTCACCACATCGACCTTGCAACAGGAAGCGGCACGTAAGCTCGGCTTTGCCGCCAGCCACACCATGCGTATCGCGCAACGCCTCTATGAAGATGGCGCGATCACCTATATGCGGACCGATGGTGTGCAGATGGACGGCAGCGCGATTTCCGCGGCGCGCAATGCCATTTCCTCGCGCTATTCGGGCGGCTATCTGCCAGAAAAACCGCGACACTATAGTAGCAAGGCCAAAAACGCCCAGGAAGCGCATGAGGCGATCCGTCCCACTGATTTCAGCCGTGACAAGGCGGGCAGTGGCGATCATGGCAAGCTTTACGACCTGATCTATAAGCGCGCATTGGCAAGCCAGATGGCATCAGCCTCGCTGGAACGCACCACGGTGTCGCTGCTTGATGGCACCGGTCAGCATGGCCTGCGTGTCACCGGTCAGGTGGTCAAATTCCCGGGTTTTCTGACGCTTTATGAAGAAGGTTCGGACGACAAGCGCGATGAGGAAGAGGGCATTCTCCCGCCAATGAGCAAGGGTGATTGCCCGACCTGTCTCTCGGTCGAAAGCACCCAGCACTTTACTCAACCGCCGCCGCGCTATAGCGAGGCCAGTCTGGTTAAGACTCTGGAAGAAAAGGGCATTGGTCGCCCTTCGACCTATGCCGCGACCTTGCAGGTGCTGAAGGATCGCAATTACGTCCGCGTAGAGAAAAATCGTTTCTTTGCAGAGGAAAGTGGGCGGCTGTTGATCGCATTTCTTGAACGCTTCTTCACCCGCTATGTCGAATATGACTTTACTGCGGATCTCGAAGAACTGCTCGACGATGTCAGCGGTGGACGTGAGGATTGGCAGAAGCTGCTGAGCGATTTCTGGCGCGACTTCAAGCCCAAGACCGATGAGGTGATGGAGCAGAAGCCGTCGGATATCACCAAGGAACTCGATATTTTCCTTGAGCCCTATCTCTTCCCAAAAAAGGAAGACGGCAGCGATCCGCGCGCCTGTCCGGCCTGTGCCGATGGCAAGCTGGCGCTGCGGGGCGGCCGTTATGGCGCTTTTGTCGCCTGTTCCAACTATCCCGAATGCAAATATACTCGCCGCTTCGCTCAACCGGGCGGTGCGGATGATGGTGAGGATACGGGGCCGCAGGTTCTTGGTCAGGATCCCGAGACCGGCGAGGATATCAGCATCAAGACCGGGCGGTTCGGGCCCTATATTGAGCGTCGGGCAGGTGAGGGCGAAAAGCCTCAGCGTGCGTCGATCCCTAAAGACCTGCCGCGCGCAGATATTGATCTCGAATGGGCGCTGAAGCTGCTGTCCTTGCCGCGTGTGCTGGGTCCGCACCCCGAAACGGGCAAGGATATCTCCGCCAGTATCGGCCGTTACGGGCCTTATCTGGTGCATGAGGGCAAATACGCTAAGTTGCAGTCCACTGCTGAGGTGTTTGAGACCGGCATGAATGCCGCGGTGGTCAAGTTGGCCGAAGCGGCGAACCGTCCCGGTCGCGGGCGGGGCAAGGCGGAACCGCTCAAGGTGTTGGGTAAGAACCCGGACACCGAAGCCGATATCAAGGTGATGGATGGCCGCTATGGTCCCTATGTCACCGATGGCACCACCAACGCCACTATTCCTCGCGACAAGGACAAGGATGCGCTGACGCTGGAAGAAGCGATAGCGCTGATCGCTGAGCGTGCTGCCAAGGGACCAGCAAAGAAGCGCAAAAAAGCAGCGCCGAAAAAGAAGGCTGCTACTAAGAAGAAAACAACGGCCAAGAAAAAGGCACCGGCTAAGAAGAAGGCAGCCGCTAAGAGCTGA
- the pgi gene encoding glucose-6-phosphate isomerase: MTQSWAWLDKAAAASTPIEDMFAEDSERLSRLSLDVNCGDATLYFDFSKTHLTTDDVGRFAEMAEKFHLSAARERLFGGEVINITEERAAEHSAERGTGATEAVERAFSLRQRMYGLVGAIQAGAFGEIKHLIHIGIGGSALGPDMLYDALAREDAQCDVHIVSNVDGAALAEAFAACDPQTTMIAIASKTFTTTETLRNAESAVNWLKQEGVEDPYGRCIALTAAPEKASEWGIDDARILPFSETVGGRYSLWSSIGFPFALAGGQEAFDALLAGAAAMDAHFRDAPFERNAPILAACVDQYYARGRKAQTRAIFAYDERLRLLPDYLQQLEMESNGKSVTLNGDVVDVPTAAISWGGVGTDAQHAVFQLLHQGTHILPIEFVASAEPGHDLDPEHHAILLSNCFAQGAALMQGRASDDPHRHYGGDRPSTTILLDDVSPAALGALIAFYEHRVFANAVFMNINPFDQFGVELGKAIAKSIATDADTAFDPSTQALLSRVGLQ; the protein is encoded by the coding sequence ATGACGCAATCATGGGCATGGTTGGATAAAGCCGCTGCCGCAAGCACGCCGATCGAGGATATGTTCGCGGAAGACTCAGAGCGGCTTTCGCGCCTCTCGCTCGACGTTAATTGCGGCGATGCCACGCTCTATTTTGATTTCAGTAAGACGCATCTGACGACTGATGATGTGGGCAGGTTCGCCGAGATGGCTGAGAAGTTTCATCTTTCAGCCGCACGGGAGCGGTTATTTGGTGGCGAGGTGATTAATATTACCGAAGAGCGGGCAGCTGAGCACAGTGCTGAGCGCGGCACCGGAGCCACTGAGGCGGTAGAGCGTGCCTTTAGCCTGCGACAACGCATGTATGGGCTGGTGGGCGCTATTCAGGCCGGGGCTTTTGGCGAGATCAAGCATCTTATCCATATCGGCATTGGCGGGTCGGCGCTGGGGCCGGATATGCTGTACGACGCCCTGGCGCGTGAGGATGCACAATGCGATGTTCATATCGTCTCCAATGTGGATGGCGCGGCGCTGGCAGAGGCGTTTGCCGCCTGTGATCCGCAGACAACCATGATCGCCATCGCTTCCAAGACATTCACCACGACCGAAACACTGCGCAATGCGGAAAGCGCGGTGAACTGGCTCAAGCAAGAGGGTGTCGAAGACCCCTATGGCCGTTGCATTGCGCTCACCGCCGCGCCGGAAAAAGCGAGCGAATGGGGCATTGATGATGCGCGCATCTTGCCATTTTCCGAAACCGTAGGCGGTCGCTATTCGCTATGGTCATCCATTGGCTTTCCCTTCGCTCTGGCGGGCGGGCAAGAAGCGTTTGACGCACTGCTGGCCGGCGCTGCGGCGATGGATGCGCATTTCCGCGACGCGCCTTTTGAACGCAACGCGCCGATCCTTGCTGCTTGCGTCGATCAATATTATGCGCGCGGTCGCAAGGCGCAAACGCGGGCGATATTCGCCTATGATGAGCGGCTGCGGCTGCTGCCTGATTATCTTCAGCAATTGGAGATGGAGAGTAATGGTAAGTCAGTGACGCTCAACGGTGACGTGGTTGATGTACCGACAGCCGCGATAAGCTGGGGCGGGGTCGGCACCGATGCGCAACATGCCGTTTTCCAGTTACTGCATCAGGGTACGCATATTCTGCCGATCGAATTTGTCGCCAGCGCAGAGCCGGGTCATGATCTCGACCCGGAACATCATGCGATATTGCTCTCCAACTGCTTCGCCCAAGGCGCGGCATTGATGCAGGGCAGGGCATCGGATGACCCACACCGCCATTATGGTGGTGATCGACCCTCAACCACCATCTTGCTCGATGATGTGTCACCCGCAGCTCTGGGCGCATTGATCGCCTTTTATGAGCACCGCGTTTTTGCCAATGCGGTGTTTATGAACATCAACCCGTTTGACCAGTTCGGTGTTGAATTGGGCAAAGCAATCGCCAAATCCATAGCAACTGATGCCGATACGGCATTTGATCCCTCAACACAGGCGCTGCTGAGCCGCGTTGGCTTGCAATAA
- the lepB gene encoding signal peptidase I: MSEESAKTAETVDEKANTQKEEWTDFFKFLIKLLLVILIFRSFVFSPFNIPSESMQPRLLIGDYLFVSKWSYGYSKYSLPYSVPLIPGRIFASEPERGDVVVFKAPPVNDVDYIKRVIGLPGDTVQIVNGEVVLNGTLVPREKLSDFVIPVTENMISANDGEPCYRPEFEERAEDGTRHCRYPRYRETLPNGKSYAVLDLQNAGFPDNSGVYTVPEEHMFLMGDNRDRSQDSRFPQVAGQGIGMVPQENLVGKASFTVFSTDGSASWLLPWTWFTAARWDRIGEGF; the protein is encoded by the coding sequence ATGAGCGAAGAAAGTGCCAAAACTGCCGAAACGGTGGACGAAAAGGCCAATACACAAAAAGAAGAATGGACCGATTTCTTCAAATTTCTCATAAAGTTGTTGCTGGTCATTCTGATTTTCCGCAGCTTTGTCTTCTCGCCGTTCAACATTCCGTCGGAATCGATGCAGCCACGGTTGCTGATCGGTGACTATCTGTTCGTCAGCAAATGGTCCTATGGTTACAGCAAGTACAGCCTGCCCTATTCCGTGCCGCTAATCCCGGGGCGCATTTTCGCCAGCGAGCCGGAACGCGGCGATGTGGTGGTGTTCAAGGCACCGCCCGTGAATGATGTCGATTATATCAAGCGCGTCATCGGGTTGCCCGGTGACACGGTGCAGATCGTCAATGGCGAGGTGGTGCTGAACGGGACACTTGTCCCGCGCGAGAAGCTCTCTGATTTCGTCATCCCGGTGACCGAGAATATGATCAGCGCCAATGATGGTGAACCCTGTTACCGGCCGGAATTTGAGGAACGGGCTGAGGATGGCACGCGGCATTGCCGCTATCCGCGCTATCGCGAGACCCTGCCCAATGGCAAAAGCTATGCGGTGCTGGACCTGCAAAATGCCGGTTTCCCCGACAATAGTGGCGTCTATACCGTGCCGGAGGAACATATGTTCCTGATGGGTGACAATCGCGACCGCAGTCAGGACAGCCGCTTCCCACAGGTTGCAGGACAAGGCATTGGCATGGTCCCGCAGGAGAATCTCGTCGGAAAGGCCTCCTTCACCGTTTTCTCCACCGATGGCTCAGCGTCATGGCTCCTGCCGTGGACATGGTTCACTGCCGCCCGTTGGGATCGCATTGGAGAAGGGTTTTGA
- a CDS encoding acyl-CoA carboxylase subunit beta translates to MQDIIEALEAKREAAHLGGGQKRIDAQHAKGKLTARERLDILLDPDSFEELDQYVEHNCTDFGMADQKIPGDGVVTGSGTINGRLVYVFSQDFTVFGGSLSERHAEKICKVMDMAMKVGAPVIGLNDSGGARIQEGVASLGGYAEVFQRNVLASGVVPQLSLIMGPCAGGAVYSPAMTDFIFMVKDSSYMFVTGPDVVKTVTNEVVTQEELGGAVTHTTKTSVADVAYDNDIEALLAARRMIDFLPLSNREDVPERPTADAWDRIEDSLDTLIPDNPNQPYDMHELIRKTLDEGDFFEIQPAHAANIICGFGRVEGRTVGVVANQPMVLAGCLDIGASKKAGRFVRFCDAFDIPIITFVDVPGFLPGTAQEYGGIIKHGAKLLFAYAEATVPKITVITRKAYGGAYDVMASKHLRGDLNYAWPSAEIAVMGAKGAVEIIFRKEMGDPEKIAERTKEYEDRFANPFVAAAKGFIDEVIMPHSTRKRIALGLRKLRNKQLENPWKKHDNIPL, encoded by the coding sequence ATGCAGGATATTATCGAGGCGCTGGAAGCCAAGCGCGAAGCGGCGCATCTGGGCGGTGGTCAGAAACGGATCGACGCCCAGCATGCCAAGGGCAAGCTGACCGCGCGCGAACGTCTCGATATCCTGCTTGATCCGGACAGCTTTGAAGAGCTTGACCAATATGTCGAGCATAATTGCACCGATTTCGGCATGGCGGATCAGAAGATCCCCGGCGATGGTGTTGTCACCGGATCGGGCACGATCAATGGCCGTTTGGTCTATGTCTTCAGCCAGGACTTCACTGTATTCGGCGGCTCGCTGTCCGAACGCCATGCAGAGAAAATCTGCAAGGTGATGGACATGGCGATGAAGGTCGGCGCGCCGGTTATTGGTCTGAATGACTCGGGCGGTGCGCGTATTCAGGAAGGTGTCGCATCCCTGGGTGGCTATGCCGAAGTGTTCCAGCGCAATGTGCTCGCAAGCGGTGTGGTGCCGCAATTGTCGCTGATCATGGGGCCGTGTGCTGGTGGTGCGGTTTATTCGCCCGCGATGACCGACTTTATCTTCATGGTGAAGGACTCGAGCTACATGTTCGTCACCGGCCCCGATGTGGTCAAGACGGTGACCAATGAGGTGGTGACGCAGGAAGAGCTGGGTGGGGCGGTGACGCACACCACCAAAACCTCAGTCGCAGATGTCGCCTATGACAATGATATCGAGGCGCTGCTGGCGGCGCGGCGCATGATTGACTTTCTGCCGCTCTCCAATCGCGAGGATGTTCCCGAACGCCCCACCGCCGATGCCTGGGACCGGATTGAGGACAGCCTTGATACGCTGATCCCCGATAACCCCAACCAGCCCTATGATATGCATGAGCTGATCCGCAAGACACTCGACGAAGGGGATTTCTTCGAGATTCAGCCAGCACATGCGGCCAATATCATCTGCGGTTTTGGCCGGGTGGAGGGGCGCACTGTCGGTGTGGTTGCCAATCAGCCGATGGTGCTTGCCGGCTGTCTCGATATCGGCGCGTCGAAAAAGGCCGGGCGCTTTGTCCGCTTCTGCGATGCTTTTGATATTCCGATCATCACCTTTGTCGATGTGCCGGGCTTCCTGCCGGGCACGGCGCAGGAATATGGCGGCATTATCAAACATGGCGCGAAACTGCTCTTCGCCTATGCCGAGGCGACGGTGCCGAAAATCACCGTCATCACCCGCAAGGCCTATGGCGGCGCCTATGATGTGATGGCCTCAAAGCATCTGCGCGGAGACCTCAACTATGCCTGGCCCAGCGCCGAAATCGCGGTGATGGGCGCAAAAGGCGCGGTGGAGATTATCTTTCGCAAGGAGATGGGCGATCCGGAAAAGATCGCCGAGCGCACCAAGGAATATGAAGACCGCTTCGCCAACCCGTTTGTGGCGGCGGCCAAGGGCTTTATCGACGAGGTGATTATGCCGCATTCGACGCGGAAACGGATCGCGCTGGGGCTACGCAAGCTGCGCAACAAGCAGCTGGAGAACCCCTGGAAGAAGCATGATAATATTCCGCTATGA
- the era gene encoding GTPase Era has translation MSDTMALRCGTVALIGAPNAGKSTLVNQLVGQKVAITSSKAQTTRTRMTGIALLGNTQAMILDTPGIFDGKDRMDRAMVAAARDSLEGADVVLVMRDASRKKHHPDERIMEFLTGYKGHVVLILNKVDRADKPQLLLLAEEMSAQIGAEETFFTNSLTGEGIDPLRDYLERTLPEGPWHYPEEQVSDVSQRLFAAEVTREQLYHQLHAELPYASVVVTEKYEERADGSLEIHQQILVERETQKAIILGKGGSRIKEIGAKARQELGGLIEAPVHLYLHVKVDPNWRDTKDVYSEIGLEWGQ, from the coding sequence ATGAGCGATACCATGGCTTTACGATGCGGAACTGTAGCGCTGATCGGCGCGCCCAATGCCGGGAAATCTACGCTGGTTAATCAGCTGGTGGGGCAAAAGGTCGCGATTACGAGCTCCAAGGCGCAAACCACGCGGACGCGCATGACGGGCATCGCGCTGCTCGGCAACACCCAGGCGATGATCCTTGATACGCCGGGGATATTCGACGGCAAAGACCGCATGGACCGAGCCATGGTCGCCGCCGCGCGCGATAGCCTGGAAGGCGCGGATGTGGTGCTGGTAATGCGTGATGCCTCGCGCAAAAAACACCATCCCGATGAGCGGATTATGGAGTTTCTGACTGGCTATAAGGGCCATGTCGTTCTGATCCTCAACAAGGTGGATCGCGCTGACAAGCCACAGCTGTTGCTGTTGGCGGAGGAGATGTCGGCGCAGATTGGTGCGGAAGAGACGTTCTTTACCAATTCGCTAACCGGCGAAGGTATTGATCCGCTGCGCGACTATCTGGAGCGGACGCTGCCAGAGGGGCCTTGGCATTATCCCGAGGAACAGGTCAGCGATGTGAGCCAGCGACTCTTCGCCGCCGAGGTCACCCGCGAACAGCTATACCATCAGCTTCATGCCGAACTGCCCTATGCCAGTGTGGTGGTGACCGAAAAATATGAGGAACGCGCTGACGGCTCGCTGGAAATTCACCAGCAAATACTGGTCGAGCGCGAGACGCAGAAGGCGATTATTCTTGGCAAGGGCGGCAGCCGGATCAAGGAAATCGGCGCCAAGGCGCGCCAGGAGCTAGGCGGTTTGATCGAGGCGCCGGTGCATCTCTATCTGCACGTGAAAGTCGACCCCAATTGGCGCGATACCAAGGATGTATATAGCGAAATTGGCTTGGAGTGGGGGCAGTAG
- a CDS encoding NAD-dependent epimerase/dehydratase family protein, translating into MTEQRVLVTGGTGYIGGELIDQLLKKGWAVNTTVRSKAKSESRLRNRWPDAGDRLQIFEADLMSDSGWAEANQGCTHVAHVASPFPMAVPSNADELIVPAREGTLRALRFAKDAGVTRFVQTSSAAAIAYGHGGAKTLFDQNDWTNLDAPNVAPYIQSKTVAERAARDWVLENAPEMEFCSVNPVAVLGPVENDDLSTSVEMIKMLMDGSVPLIPNMGIGVVDVRDVAKTHLLALEAPAETVNGERFPASQSFLWMADMAATLRQRVPEHAKKVPTGNMPDFLVKILALFMAEMKQVKGELGNLRDVDGSHTTKTLGFDYIPAEQSIEDTARSLVAHGIIKG; encoded by the coding sequence ATGACCGAGCAGCGCGTTCTGGTAACCGGCGGTACCGGCTATATTGGCGGCGAATTGATCGACCAGCTTTTGAAGAAAGGCTGGGCAGTCAACACCACGGTTCGCTCAAAAGCAAAAAGCGAGAGCAGATTGCGCAATCGCTGGCCGGATGCGGGCGACAGGTTGCAAATATTCGAAGCCGATCTGATGTCCGATAGTGGCTGGGCCGAGGCCAATCAGGGCTGCACCCATGTCGCGCATGTCGCTTCACCTTTCCCTATGGCGGTGCCGAGCAATGCCGATGAACTGATCGTCCCGGCGCGCGAAGGCACATTGCGCGCCTTGCGCTTTGCCAAAGATGCGGGCGTCACCCGCTTTGTTCAGACCAGTTCAGCAGCCGCAATTGCCTATGGCCATGGCGGAGCCAAGACGCTTTTTGACCAGAATGACTGGACCAATCTCGACGCGCCCAATGTCGCGCCCTATATCCAGTCCAAGACCGTTGCCGAACGCGCGGCGCGTGATTGGGTCTTGGAAAACGCGCCCGAGATGGAGTTTTGTTCGGTTAATCCGGTGGCTGTGCTTGGCCCGGTCGAGAATGATGATCTATCTACCTCGGTCGAGATGATCAAAATGCTTATGGATGGCTCGGTGCCGCTCATCCCCAATATGGGAATAGGCGTGGTTGATGTGCGCGACGTTGCTAAAACGCATCTGTTGGCGCTTGAAGCGCCTGCGGAAACCGTAAATGGCGAGCGTTTCCCCGCCAGCCAGAGTTTTTTATGGATGGCCGATATGGCCGCAACACTGCGCCAGCGTGTGCCGGAGCATGCCAAGAAGGTTCCTACCGGAAATATGCCGGATTTTCTGGTCAAGATTCTCGCGCTGTTTATGGCCGAGATGAAACAGGTCAAAGGTGAGCTTGGCAATTTGCGCGATGTTGACGGCAGCCATACCACCAAAACGCTAGGCTTTGATTATATCCCTGCAGAACAGTCGATTGAGGACACGGCGCGCAGTCTGGTCGCGCATGGCATCATAAAGGGCTGA
- the rnc gene encoding ribonuclease III, producing MSDSDLDGFLGDLLPAPAKDASLFETAFTHGSAGKRDDYQRLEFLGDRVLGLTIADALYRQFPDEPEGQLSTRLNRLVSRASCAEVARSLDLAPHIILGKQARDDGGRESDNILGDVMEALIGALYLDQGMEAAQQFIMQHWQGRMDSAGAPDKHPKSLLQEWAAANQRRTPEYTLVERSGPDHALHFTVEAAIPSVGSVTATGRSKQEAETAAAQAFLKQYT from the coding sequence TTGAGCGATAGCGACCTTGATGGTTTTCTCGGCGATTTACTGCCCGCACCGGCAAAGGATGCATCGCTGTTTGAAACCGCTTTCACCCATGGCAGTGCGGGCAAGCGGGACGACTATCAACGCCTTGAATTCCTCGGCGACCGCGTTCTCGGCCTGACTATTGCGGATGCGCTCTATCGGCAATTTCCCGATGAACCAGAGGGACAGCTTTCCACACGGTTGAATCGGCTTGTGTCCCGCGCCAGCTGTGCCGAAGTTGCGCGCAGCCTTGATCTTGCGCCGCATATCATTCTCGGCAAGCAGGCGCGCGATGATGGCGGGCGTGAAAGCGACAATATATTGGGTGACGTCATGGAGGCATTGATTGGCGCGCTGTATCTCGACCAGGGCATGGAAGCGGCGCAGCAGTTCATCATGCAGCATTGGCAAGGACGGATGGACAGCGCCGGTGCGCCCGACAAACACCCCAAGTCATTGCTGCAGGAATGGGCTGCGGCCAACCAACGCAGAACGCCGGAATATACGCTGGTCGAACGCTCTGGGCCTGACCATGCGCTGCATTTTACAGTTGAAGCGGCTATCCCCTCTGTCGGCTCGGTCACTGCAACCGGACGCAGCAAGCAGGAAGCTGAAACCGCCGCCGCCCAGGCCTTTTTGAAGCAATATACATGA
- the gorA gene encoding glutathione-disulfide reductase, protein MTDYDYDLFVIGAGSGGVRAARVSASFGAKVAVAEEYRVGGTCVIRGCVPKKMLVYGSHFSEELEDGKNFGWTWDNARFDWHTLRDHVLKDVDRLNSAYTDTLQNHDVEIILERAEIAGPHEVKLASGKTVTAKYILIATGAWPVISDFPGSEHMSTSNDMFHLEKLPNLVIISGGGYIANEFAGIFNGLGSEVFVVNRSDVILRGYDESLRDRLLQIGMSKGINYRFNCTFDKIEKREDGALDVYMDGREMPVVADVVLAATGRRPKIEGLGLENAGVEISDDGAIKVDEYSRTNVESIYAVGDVTDRVQLTPVAIREGQAFAETVFNNNPKTVDYNCIPSAVFSQPPIASVGLTEGEARNRYGNIRVYSSDFRAMRNVFADRHERSLYKMVVEHPTGKILGLHMIGPDAPEILQAAAVAVKAGLTKDDFDATVALHPSMAEELVLLK, encoded by the coding sequence ATGACCGATTATGATTATGACCTGTTTGTCATTGGCGCCGGCTCGGGCGGTGTCCGTGCTGCGCGGGTTTCTGCCTCGTTTGGCGCCAAAGTCGCCGTTGCCGAAGAGTATCGCGTTGGCGGCACCTGCGTTATCCGTGGCTGTGTGCCGAAAAAGATGCTGGTCTATGGTTCGCACTTCTCTGAAGAGCTGGAAGACGGCAAGAATTTTGGCTGGACGTGGGACAATGCCCGGTTTGACTGGCACACCCTGCGCGATCATGTCCTGAAAGATGTGGATCGATTGAACAGTGCCTATACCGATACGCTGCAAAACCATGATGTTGAGATCATCCTGGAGCGCGCCGAGATTGCCGGACCCCATGAAGTCAAGCTGGCCAGCGGCAAAACGGTTACGGCGAAATATATCCTGATCGCCACCGGTGCATGGCCGGTTATTTCGGATTTTCCGGGCAGCGAACATATGTCGACCTCGAACGATATGTTCCATCTCGAGAAGCTGCCCAATCTCGTCATCATTTCCGGCGGCGGTTACATTGCCAATGAATTTGCCGGGATTTTCAATGGTCTTGGTAGCGAGGTGTTTGTCGTCAACCGCTCTGATGTGATCCTGCGCGGTTATGACGAAAGCCTCCGTGACCGCCTGCTGCAGATCGGCATGAGCAAGGGCATCAACTATCGTTTCAACTGCACCTTCGACAAGATAGAGAAGCGCGAAGATGGCGCGCTCGATGTCTATATGGATGGCCGTGAGATGCCGGTTGTCGCCGACGTCGTGCTGGCTGCAACCGGACGACGCCCGAAAATCGAGGGCCTAGGTTTGGAAAATGCGGGTGTCGAGATCAGCGATGATGGTGCGATTAAGGTTGATGAATATAGCCGCACCAATGTTGAGAGCATCTATGCCGTTGGTGATGTCACCGACCGGGTACAGCTGACCCCTGTCGCCATTCGCGAGGGTCAGGCTTTTGCCGAGACGGTGTTTAACAACAATCCGAAAACGGTGGACTATAACTGCATCCCGTCCGCGGTATTCTCGCAGCCGCCGATTGCCTCAGTCGGCCTCACCGAAGGCGAAGCACGCAATCGCTATGGCAATATCCGTGTCTATTCCTCGGATTTCCGCGCCATGCGCAATGTCTTTGCTGATAGGCATGAGCGCAGCCTCTACAAAATGGTAGTCGAGCATCCGACCGGCAAAATCCTGGGTCTGCATATGATCGGTCCTGATGCACCGGAAATCTTGCAGGCGGCGGCTGTTGCGGTGAAGGCGGGCCTCACCAAGGATGATTTTGACGCGACGGTTGCGCTGCACCCCAGCATGGCCGAGGAACTGGTCTTGCTGAAATAG